A part of Streptomyces sp. NBC_01497 genomic DNA contains:
- a CDS encoding GvpL/GvpF family gas vesicle protein produces MSTYVYAITASDHPIRLDGLNGVGEPASQVRTVKTEQLTAVVSDAPEGLRAKRRDVAAHQAVLERLMADGAVLPMRFGLVGPDDEQVAAALDGNAEGYKERLTELDDCLEFNLKVSRDEDDLLKEIIRESDEVRGLNEFTRANPDAHNEKMRLGELITEEVKARQERDAREMTDRLAPAALNTAVADATQDTLLNVSFLVKRDKAAAFSQAVHEEAGLHSEAYTIRLNGPLPPYSFV; encoded by the coding sequence GTGTCCACGTATGTATACGCGATCACCGCGTCCGACCATCCCATACGCCTCGACGGACTGAACGGGGTCGGCGAGCCCGCCTCGCAGGTCCGCACGGTGAAGACCGAGCAGCTGACGGCGGTCGTCAGCGACGCACCCGAGGGTCTGCGGGCCAAGCGCCGGGACGTCGCAGCGCACCAGGCCGTACTGGAGCGCCTGATGGCGGACGGCGCCGTGCTGCCCATGCGCTTCGGGCTCGTGGGGCCCGACGACGAGCAGGTGGCGGCGGCACTCGACGGCAACGCCGAGGGCTACAAGGAGCGTCTCACCGAGCTCGACGACTGCCTCGAATTCAATCTGAAGGTCTCGCGTGACGAGGACGATCTCCTCAAGGAGATCATCCGCGAGTCGGACGAGGTACGCGGGCTGAACGAGTTCACCCGGGCGAATCCGGACGCCCACAACGAGAAGATGCGCCTCGGCGAACTGATCACCGAAGAGGTCAAGGCCCGCCAGGAACGCGACGCGAGGGAAATGACCGACCGGCTCGCTCCGGCGGCGCTGAACACCGCGGTCGCCGACGCGACGCAGGACACCCTCCTGAATGTGTCGTTCCTCGTCAAGCGCGACAAGGCCGCGGCTTTCTCCCAGGCGGTGCACGAGGAGGCGGGCCTCCACAGCGAGGCCTACACGATTCGGTTGAACGGTCCACTTCCGCCGTACAGCTTCGTCTGA
- a CDS encoding gas vesicle protein GvpG, with product MGLITQILTLPVAPVRGFSWVLGHVMTAAEQEYYDPAPVRGQLADLEKELLAGRISEEDFDRREDELLDQLEFIQHERRRLGLDS from the coding sequence ATGGGACTCATCACACAGATCCTCACTCTCCCGGTCGCCCCGGTCCGCGGATTCAGCTGGGTACTCGGACACGTGATGACCGCGGCGGAGCAGGAGTACTACGACCCCGCCCCGGTCCGCGGCCAACTGGCAGATCTTGAAAAGGAGCTTCTCGCCGGCCGGATATCGGAAGAGGATTTCGACCGGCGCGAGGACGAACTGCTCGATCAGCTGGAATTCATCCAGCACGAGCGCAGGCGACTCGGTCTCGATTCCTGA
- a CDS encoding gas vesicle structural protein GvpA, whose amino-acid sequence MSIVQQSNAPASGGGSGNLYDVLELILDRGLVIDAFVRVSLVGIEILKIDVRVVVASVDTYLRFAEACNRLDLESGRNKPSGLTDLVGNTVESGAKGKSKGALTGAVEAITESLQGSGDDDGERERSSSSKSSSSSRRTTRRREE is encoded by the coding sequence GTGAGCATAGTGCAGCAGTCCAACGCTCCGGCGAGCGGCGGTGGTTCCGGGAATCTCTACGATGTCCTGGAACTGATCCTGGACCGCGGCCTCGTCATTGACGCCTTTGTCCGGGTGTCCCTGGTCGGCATCGAAATACTCAAGATCGACGTACGCGTCGTGGTCGCGAGTGTGGACACGTATCTGCGGTTCGCGGAGGCCTGCAACAGGCTCGACCTGGAGTCCGGCCGCAACAAGCCCTCGGGCCTGACCGACCTGGTCGGGAACACCGTGGAGAGCGGCGCCAAAGGAAAAAGCAAAGGAGCGCTGACGGGGGCCGTCGAGGCCATCACCGAATCGCTCCAGGGCAGCGGCGACGACGACGGCGAACGCGAGCGCAGCAGTAGCAGCAAGTCGAGTTCGTCCAGCCGCCGTACGACCCGTCGCCGGGAGGAGTAG